The genomic window TCGACCCCCACCTGTCCCGTACCGCCGACCGGGTGCTGCGGCAACGCGGCGTCGAGGTGCGGACCGGCCAGTCGGTCAAGGAGGCCACGCGCGGGGGAGTACTGCTGAGTACCGGCGAGAGGATCGCCACCCGCAGCCTGATCTGGTGTGTCGGAGTCCGCCCCGACCCGCTGGTCGCCGTGATCGGCCTGTCCACGCAGAACGGCCGCCTGGTCGTCGGCGACGACCTCCAGGTCCCCGGCCTTCCCGACGTCTACGCGGCCGGTGACGCCGCCGCCGTGCCGGACCGGGCAAGGCCCGGCTCGTACACGCCGATGACCGCCCAGCACGCGGGAAGGCAGGGCAAGACCCTCGCGCGCAACATCGCGGCCTCCTTCGGCTACGGCAGCCCGCGCCCGTACAAGCACCACGACCTCGGCTTCGTCGTCGACCTCGGCGGTGTGAAAGCGGCCGCCAACCCGCTGGGCGTCCCGCTGTCCGGGATCGCGGCCGGTGCTGTCACCCGCGGTTACCACCTGTGGGCGATGCCCGGCAACCGCACCCGGGTCGCCGCGGACTGGCTGCTCGACGCGATCCTGCCGAAGCAGGCGGTCCAGCTCGGCCTGGTCCGCTCGTACGCGGTCCCGCTGGACACCGCGGCACCCCCCTCCTGAGAGGTCCGGTATGACCGCGTCAGGGAACGACCCTCCCGACCACCCCACCGGGACGCCGGCCTCCCCCCAGCTCACCGAGGCGCTCAAGGCCCGCCTCGTCGCC from Streptomyces sp. NBC_01198 includes these protein-coding regions:
- a CDS encoding NAD(P)/FAD-dependent oxidoreductase, with the protein product MSRSRVVIVGAGFAGYEAARALTRHRGLREETEVVLINPTDYFLYLPLLPQVSSGVLDPRRVAVSLPSTLPQARLVLGEVDGVDLDRRTVSYTGPEGDPGTMSYDRLVLTVGSVNKLLPIPGVAEHAHGFRGIPEALYLRDHTTRQIELAGGTDDPAECVARCTFVVVGAGYTGTEVAALGKLHTDALVKRHRVLKHRDPPRWLLVDIADRVLPELDPHLSRTADRVLRQRGVEVRTGQSVKEATRGGVLLSTGERIATRSLIWCVGVRPDPLVAVIGLSTQNGRLVVGDDLQVPGLPDVYAAGDAAAVPDRARPGSYTPMTAQHAGRQGKTLARNIAASFGYGSPRPYKHHDLGFVVDLGGVKAAANPLGVPLSGIAAGAVTRGYHLWAMPGNRTRVAADWLLDAILPKQAVQLGLVRSYAVPLDTAAPPS